One genomic region from Salvelinus fontinalis isolate EN_2023a chromosome 18, ASM2944872v1, whole genome shotgun sequence encodes:
- the rpn2 gene encoding dolichyl-diphosphooligosaccharide--protein glycosyltransferase subunit 2 isoform X1: MAQPRLFSLFLLTVALGAQALTPSHHLSLSDVARLQALLSQPFTDLASAYYSIVGLSKLGASVADENDACHFLKAQLDPMSVDSLFFAAEASQAISDCEIPVSNETRDILLAAVSEDSTVTQIFRAVSALSSLGLPLASQEVVGALVARIAKEDNVLAITTALQTATRLSQQADFGGILEEIEDLAARLDDLGGVYLQFEEGLEATALFVTAAYTLSDHVDTEPPLKEDQVIQLVNSVFSKKSWQSLSEAFSVACAAAALSNNRFQVPVIVSAQGPATVSHNQPILQLLVTDVLSNPLASASVVVESAQAVVSKNVILTQAPFSLRDGIFELNFMTSQPASGYYQFTVAITGDTRLVASQVELKVKVSTEVAITNMDLSVVDKDQSIGTKTSRVDYPFKAKGSFTADSHQNFAMTFQLVDVNTGVELTPHQTFVRLHNHKTGQEVVFVAEPDSKNLYKFELDTAERKSEFDSMSGTYALHLIVGDATLENPILWNVADVVLKFLDEEAPAAIQSKTLYMPKPDIQHLFREPEKKPPTVVSNAFTALVLSPFLLLLILWFKLGANISNFSFSPSAVLFHVGHACMLGLMYVYWTHLNMFQTLKYLAIIGSLTFLAGNRMLAQKAVKRIAAEQSSRLAKYRSLR, encoded by the exons ATGGCCCAACCTC GTTTGTTCAGCTTGTTCCTCCTCACCGTGGCTCTCGGAGCCCAGGCTCTGACCCCATCCCATCACCTTTCCCTGTCAGACGTTGCTAGACTTCAAGCTCTCCTGAGCCAACCCTTCACAGACCTGGCATCAGCATACTACTCGATTGTTGGTCTAAGCAAGCTTGGAGCCTCAGTTGCTGATGAAAAT GATGCCTGTCATTTCTTGAAGGCCCAACTGGACCCCATGAGTGTCGACTCCCTCTTCTTTGCTGCTGAGGCCAGTCAGGCCATCTCAGACTGTGAG ATCCCGGTGTCCAATGAGACCCGTGACATCCTTCTGGCAGCAGTCAGCGAGGACTCCACAGTCACGCAGATCTTCAGAGCTGTTAGCGCCCTCAGTTCCCTAGGGCTTCCTCTGGCTTCACAGGAAGTCGTCGGTGCCCTGGTCGCCCGTATTGCTAAAGAGGACAACGTCTTGGC GATCACCACGGCACTCCAGACTGCCACCCGTCTCTCCCAGCAGGCTGACTTTGGAGGAATCCTGGAGGAGATTGAG GATCTTGCAGCACGATTGGATGACTTGGGTGGAGTGTACCTCCAGTTCGAGGAGGGACTTGAGGCAACTGCCCTGTTTGTAACAGCGGCCTACACActctcagaccatgtggacacagAGCCTCCTCTGAAAGAG GACCAGGTGATCCAGCTCGTGAACTCTGTGTTCAGTAAGAAGTCCTGGCAATCCCTGTCTGAGGCATTCAGTGTAGCCTGTGCTGCTGCCGCCCTCTCCAACAACCGCTTCCAGGTGCCAGTCATCGTCAGCGCCCAGGGGCCTGCCACCGTCTCCCACAACCAGCCAATCCTGCAG CTTCTGGTGACTGACGTCCTCTCCAATCCTCTTGCCTCAGCCAGTGTGGTAGTGGAATCTGCTCAAGCTGTGGTCTCTAAGAACGTCATACTCACCCAGGCACCTTTCTCCCTCAGGGA TGGCATTTTTGAACTGAACTTCAtgactagccagccagccagtggaTATTACCAGTTCACTGTGGCTATCACCGGGGACACCCGATTGGTTGCCAGTCAGGTTGAG CTAAAAGTGAAGGTGTCCACTGAGGTGGCCATCACTAATATGGACCTGTCTGTAGTGGATAAGGACCAGAGCATCGGCACCAAGACATCCAG GGTGGACTATCCCTTCAAGGCCAAGGGCTCTTTTACTGCAGACAGCCACCAGAACTTTGCCATGACTTTCCAGTTAGTGGATGTCAACACTGGAGTAGAGCTCACGCCCCATCAG ACCTTTGTGAGATTGCACAatcataaaactggtcaggaggTTGTGTTTGTGGCCGAGCCTGACAGTAAGAACCTTTACAAGTTTGAGCTGGACACAGCAGAGAGGAAGTCTGAGTTTGACTCCATGTCTGGAACATATGCCCTCCACCTCATTGTGGGAGATGCCACCTTGGAGAACCCCATTCTGTGGAACGTGGCTGACGTTGTCTTGAAGTTCCTTGATGAGGAGGCCCCAGCAGCCATCCAATCTAAGACCCTTTACATGCCTAAGCCAGATATCCAG CACTTGTTCCGGGAGCCAGAGAAGAAGCCACCCACAGTGGTGTCCAACGCCTTCACAGCCCTCGTCCTCTCACCCTTCCTGCTGCTGCTTATTCTG TGGTTCAAACTCGGGGCCAACATCTCAAACTTCAGCTTCTCCCCCAGCGCTGTCCTCTTCCATGTGGGCCACGCAT GCATGCTGGGACTGATGTACGTCTACTGGACTCACCTCAACATGTTCCAGACCCTCAAGTACCTGGCCATCATCGGCAGTCTCACCTTCCTGGCTGGAAACCGCATGTTGGCCCAGAAAGCAGTCAAGAG gaTTGCCGCAGAGCAAAGTAGTAGGTTGGCAAAGTATAGGAGCCTGCGGTAA
- the rpn2 gene encoding dolichyl-diphosphooligosaccharide--protein glycosyltransferase subunit 2 isoform X2, translated as MAQPRLFSLFLLTVALGAQALTPSHHLSLSDVARLQALLSQPFTDLASAYYSIVGLSKLGASVADENDACHFLKAQLDPMSVDSLFFAAEASQAISDCEIPVSNETRDILLAAVSEDSTVTQIFRAVSALSSLGLPLASQEVVGALVARIAKEDNVLAITTALQTATRLSQQADFGGILEEIEDLAARLDDLGGVYLQFEEGLEATALFVTAAYTLSDHVDTEPPLKEDQVIQLVNSVFSKKSWQSLSEAFSVACAAAALSNNRFQVPVIVSAQGPATVSHNQPILQLLVTDVLSNPLASASVVVESAQAVVSKNVILTQAPFSLRDGIFELNFMTSQPASGYYQFTVAITGDTRLVASQVELKVKVSTEVAITNMDLSVVDKDQSIGTKTSRVDYPFKAKGSFTADSHQNFAMTFQLVDVNTGVELTPHQTFVRLHNHKTGQEVVFVAEPDSKNLYKFELDTAERKSEFDSMSGTYALHLIVGDATLENPILWNVADVVLKFLDEEAPAAIQSKTLYMPKPDIQHLFREPEKKPPTVVSNAFTALVLSPFLLLLILWFKLGANISNFSFSPSAVLFHVGHACMLGLMYVYWTHLNMFQTLKYLAIIGSLTFLAGNRMLAQKAVKRIASK; from the exons ATGGCCCAACCTC GTTTGTTCAGCTTGTTCCTCCTCACCGTGGCTCTCGGAGCCCAGGCTCTGACCCCATCCCATCACCTTTCCCTGTCAGACGTTGCTAGACTTCAAGCTCTCCTGAGCCAACCCTTCACAGACCTGGCATCAGCATACTACTCGATTGTTGGTCTAAGCAAGCTTGGAGCCTCAGTTGCTGATGAAAAT GATGCCTGTCATTTCTTGAAGGCCCAACTGGACCCCATGAGTGTCGACTCCCTCTTCTTTGCTGCTGAGGCCAGTCAGGCCATCTCAGACTGTGAG ATCCCGGTGTCCAATGAGACCCGTGACATCCTTCTGGCAGCAGTCAGCGAGGACTCCACAGTCACGCAGATCTTCAGAGCTGTTAGCGCCCTCAGTTCCCTAGGGCTTCCTCTGGCTTCACAGGAAGTCGTCGGTGCCCTGGTCGCCCGTATTGCTAAAGAGGACAACGTCTTGGC GATCACCACGGCACTCCAGACTGCCACCCGTCTCTCCCAGCAGGCTGACTTTGGAGGAATCCTGGAGGAGATTGAG GATCTTGCAGCACGATTGGATGACTTGGGTGGAGTGTACCTCCAGTTCGAGGAGGGACTTGAGGCAACTGCCCTGTTTGTAACAGCGGCCTACACActctcagaccatgtggacacagAGCCTCCTCTGAAAGAG GACCAGGTGATCCAGCTCGTGAACTCTGTGTTCAGTAAGAAGTCCTGGCAATCCCTGTCTGAGGCATTCAGTGTAGCCTGTGCTGCTGCCGCCCTCTCCAACAACCGCTTCCAGGTGCCAGTCATCGTCAGCGCCCAGGGGCCTGCCACCGTCTCCCACAACCAGCCAATCCTGCAG CTTCTGGTGACTGACGTCCTCTCCAATCCTCTTGCCTCAGCCAGTGTGGTAGTGGAATCTGCTCAAGCTGTGGTCTCTAAGAACGTCATACTCACCCAGGCACCTTTCTCCCTCAGGGA TGGCATTTTTGAACTGAACTTCAtgactagccagccagccagtggaTATTACCAGTTCACTGTGGCTATCACCGGGGACACCCGATTGGTTGCCAGTCAGGTTGAG CTAAAAGTGAAGGTGTCCACTGAGGTGGCCATCACTAATATGGACCTGTCTGTAGTGGATAAGGACCAGAGCATCGGCACCAAGACATCCAG GGTGGACTATCCCTTCAAGGCCAAGGGCTCTTTTACTGCAGACAGCCACCAGAACTTTGCCATGACTTTCCAGTTAGTGGATGTCAACACTGGAGTAGAGCTCACGCCCCATCAG ACCTTTGTGAGATTGCACAatcataaaactggtcaggaggTTGTGTTTGTGGCCGAGCCTGACAGTAAGAACCTTTACAAGTTTGAGCTGGACACAGCAGAGAGGAAGTCTGAGTTTGACTCCATGTCTGGAACATATGCCCTCCACCTCATTGTGGGAGATGCCACCTTGGAGAACCCCATTCTGTGGAACGTGGCTGACGTTGTCTTGAAGTTCCTTGATGAGGAGGCCCCAGCAGCCATCCAATCTAAGACCCTTTACATGCCTAAGCCAGATATCCAG CACTTGTTCCGGGAGCCAGAGAAGAAGCCACCCACAGTGGTGTCCAACGCCTTCACAGCCCTCGTCCTCTCACCCTTCCTGCTGCTGCTTATTCTG TGGTTCAAACTCGGGGCCAACATCTCAAACTTCAGCTTCTCCCCCAGCGCTGTCCTCTTCCATGTGGGCCACGCAT GCATGCTGGGACTGATGTACGTCTACTGGACTCACCTCAACATGTTCCAGACCCTCAAGTACCTGGCCATCATCGGCAGTCTCACCTTCCTGGCTGGAAACCGCATGTTGGCCCAGAAAGCAGTCAAGAG AATTGCAAGTAAATGA
- the ghrh gene encoding somatoliberin — protein MMMDRAVLLVFCCLVMSVSVAPLYPSIRFGQRDTSILLTSSIEHPMQLLEENSTPLTQKAELRSGRHADAIFTNSYRKVLGQISARKFLQSIMGKRLQVEGRSYNVKCQSDIYEGTYKQDLTSVQRKQSYRGQQNNFKKPRLLCSECKRGQSEDKKCLSPTLMT, from the exons ATGATGATGGATAGAGCTGTACTGCTCGTTTTCTGCTGTCTGGTGATGTCTGTATCAGTTGCCCCACTCTACCCATCTATTAG GTTTGGTCAGAGGGACACGTCCATCCTGTTGACCTCCTCTATAGAGCATCCCATGCAACTGCTGGAAGAAAACAGCACACCCTTGACGCAAAAAGCCGAACTGCG ATCAGGAAGACATGCTGATGCTATCTTTACCAACAGCTACAGGAAGGTTCTAGGTCAAATCTCAGCCAGGAAGTTCCTACAGAGCATCATGGGAAAACGGCTACA AGTTGAAGGCCGGAGCTATAATGTGAAATGCCAGTCAGACATTTACGAGGGCACCTACAAACAGGACCTGACATCTGTTCAGAGAAAACAGAGTTACAGGGGACAGCAAAACAATTTCAAGAAGCCAAG ACTTCTATGTAGTGAATGTAAGCGAGGACAAAGTGAAGACAAGAAGTGTTTATCTCCAACCCTAATGACCtga
- the cdk5rap1 gene encoding CDK5 regulatory subunit-associated protein 1 isoform X2, with protein MRNTNRLRPIFLTFEQWLPRWSLQHRLCCSKPVSVHSNEESRADQFKTQIATGPRFHDFVKGASVNKQQPVITDDLIDTDKHAYLPEDSEIGNSRTVCFETYGCQMNVNDTEIAWSILQKKGYQRTSDVAEADVVLLVTCSIREKAEQTIWNRLQQLTAMKKRRLKTRVPMKIGVLGCMAERLKSELLEREKLLDVLAGPDAYRDLPRLLSVAHGGQQASNVLLSLEETYADVMPVHHSPQGYSAFVSIMRGCDNMCSYCIVPFTRGRERSRPVSSILEEVHILSEQGVKEVTLLGQNVNSYRDTSEEQFCSSEPGQLSRGFRTVYRARPGGLRFADLLDRVSLIDPGMRIRFTSPHPKDFPDEVLQLIKERANICKQIHLPAQSGSSTVLQAMRRGYSREAYLELVDNIKRIIPGVSLSSDFISGFCGETEEDHLQTLSLIREVRYNVGFLFAYSMRKDDVPAEVKQRRLKELICMFREEATKVNSALIGCTQLVLVEGESKRSAQDLCGRNDGNVKVIFPRREVAGQPTDTHTSPINPGDYVLVKIESANSQSLRGHALSHTSLSDSATRLPDHRHDGQLASVARHGV; from the exons ATGAGAAACACCAACCGTTTAAGACCTATTTTTCTTACTTTTGAACAATGGTTACCTAGATGGAGCTTGCAACACAGATTGTGTTGTTCAAAGCCAGTCAGCGTTCATTCTAACGAGGAGAGCAGGGCAGATCAATTCAAGACTCAAATAGCCACAGGTCCAAGATTTCATGACTTTGTCAAGGGAGCTTCTGTCAACAAACAGCAACCTGTTATCACTGATGATTTGATAGACACTGACAAGCATGCATATCTTCCTGAGGACTCAGAAATTGGGAACTCTAGGACAG tgtgTTTTGAAACCTATGGCTGTCAGATGAACGTCAACGACACAGAAATTGCCTGGTCAATATTGCAGAAGAAGGGATATCAACGCACAAGTGATGTCGCTGAG GCTGATGTTGTCCTCCTTGTTACATGCTCCATAAG AGAAAAAGCAGAACAAACAATCTGGAACAGACTACAGCAACTCACAGCCATGAAGAAAAGACGCTTAAAGACCCGCGTACCCATGAAAATTGGAGTCTTAG GTTGCATGGCCGAGAGGCTGAAGTCTGAGCTGCTGGAGAGGGAGAAGCTGTTGGATGTTCTGGCTGGTCCAGATGCATACCGGGACCTTCCTCGCCTCCTGTCTGTGGCCCATGGTGGTCAGCAGGCTAGCAACGTGCTGCTGTCGCTAGAGGAGACATATGCTGATGTCATGCCAGTTCACCACTCCCCCCAGGGTTACAGCGCTTTTGT GTCCATCATGCGAGGGTGTGATAACATGTGCAGCTACTGCATTGTCCCGTTCACTCGAGGTCGAGAGAGGAGTCGACCAGTGTCCTCTATCCTTGAGGAAGTCCATATCCTGTCGGAGCAG GGCGTGAAGGAGGTGACCCTGTTGGGTCAGAATGTGAACAGCTACAGGGACACATCAGAAGAACAGTTCTGTAGTTCAGAGCCAGGCCAGCTGAGCCGGGGCTTTAGGACGGTGTACCGAGCCCGGCCCGGGGGCCTGCGCTTTGCTGACCTGCTGGACAGAGTGTCCCTCATAGACCCGGGCATGAGAATCAGGTTCACCTCCCCTCATCCCAAGGACTTCCCTGATGAG GTGTTGCAGCTGATAAAAGAGAGGGCGAACATCTGTAAGCAGATCCACCTCCCGGCTCAGAGTGGCAGCAGCACAGTCCTACAGGCCATGCGGAGGGG CTATAGTAGAGAGGCTTACCTGGAGCTTGTGGATAACATCAAGAGAATAATCCCAG gGGTGAGCCTGAGCAGTGACTTCATCTCTGGGTTCTGTGGGGAGACAGAAGAGGACCACCTGCAGACCCTGTCTCTGATCAGGGAGGTGCGCTACAACGTGGGCTTCCTCTTTGCCTACAGTATGCGGAAG GACGACGTGCCAGCGGAGGTGAAGCAGCGGCGGCTCAAGGAGCTCATCTGCATGTTCAGGGAAGAGGCCACCAAGGTCAACTCCGCCCTCATCGGCTGTACACAGCTCGTCCTAGTGGAGGGA GAGAGTAAGAGATCAGCTCAGGATCTGTGTGGGAGGAACGATGGCAACGTGAAGGTGATTTTCCCTCGGCGGGAAGTGGCTggtcagcccactgacacacacacttcccccatCAACCCGGGAGACTATGTCCTGGTCAAG ATAGAATCAGCCAATTCCCAGAGCCTGAGAGGACACGCCCTCAGCCACACCTCTCTGAGTGACTCAGCCACACGTTTACCTGACCACCGCCATGATGGACAACTGGCTTCAGTCGCTAGACACGGTGTCTAG
- the cdk5rap1 gene encoding CDK5 regulatory subunit-associated protein 1 isoform X1, producing the protein MRNTNRLRPIFLTFEQWLPRWSLQHRLCCSKPVSVHSNEESRADQFKTQIATGPRFHDFVKGASVNKQQPVITDDLIDTDKHAYLPEDSEIGNSRTVCFETYGCQMNVNDTEIAWSILQKKGYQRTSDVAEADVVLLVTCSIREKAEQTIWNRLQQLTAMKKRRLKTRVPMKIGVLGCMAERLKSELLEREKLLDVLAGPDAYRDLPRLLSVAHGGQQASNVLLSLEETYADVMPVHHSPQGYSAFVSIMRGCDNMCSYCIVPFTRGRERSRPVSSILEEVHILSEQGVKEVTLLGQNVNSYRDTSEEQFCSSEPGQLSRGFRTVYRARPGGLRFADLLDRVSLIDPGMRIRFTSPHPKDFPDEVLQLIKERANICKQIHLPAQSGSSTVLQAMRRGYSREAYLELVDNIKRIIPGVSLSSDFISGFCGETEEDHLQTLSLIREVRYNVGFLFAYSMRKKTHAFHRLQDDVPAEVKQRRLKELICMFREEATKVNSALIGCTQLVLVEGESKRSAQDLCGRNDGNVKVIFPRREVAGQPTDTHTSPINPGDYVLVKIESANSQSLRGHALSHTSLSDSATRLPDHRHDGQLASVARHGV; encoded by the exons ATGAGAAACACCAACCGTTTAAGACCTATTTTTCTTACTTTTGAACAATGGTTACCTAGATGGAGCTTGCAACACAGATTGTGTTGTTCAAAGCCAGTCAGCGTTCATTCTAACGAGGAGAGCAGGGCAGATCAATTCAAGACTCAAATAGCCACAGGTCCAAGATTTCATGACTTTGTCAAGGGAGCTTCTGTCAACAAACAGCAACCTGTTATCACTGATGATTTGATAGACACTGACAAGCATGCATATCTTCCTGAGGACTCAGAAATTGGGAACTCTAGGACAG tgtgTTTTGAAACCTATGGCTGTCAGATGAACGTCAACGACACAGAAATTGCCTGGTCAATATTGCAGAAGAAGGGATATCAACGCACAAGTGATGTCGCTGAG GCTGATGTTGTCCTCCTTGTTACATGCTCCATAAG AGAAAAAGCAGAACAAACAATCTGGAACAGACTACAGCAACTCACAGCCATGAAGAAAAGACGCTTAAAGACCCGCGTACCCATGAAAATTGGAGTCTTAG GTTGCATGGCCGAGAGGCTGAAGTCTGAGCTGCTGGAGAGGGAGAAGCTGTTGGATGTTCTGGCTGGTCCAGATGCATACCGGGACCTTCCTCGCCTCCTGTCTGTGGCCCATGGTGGTCAGCAGGCTAGCAACGTGCTGCTGTCGCTAGAGGAGACATATGCTGATGTCATGCCAGTTCACCACTCCCCCCAGGGTTACAGCGCTTTTGT GTCCATCATGCGAGGGTGTGATAACATGTGCAGCTACTGCATTGTCCCGTTCACTCGAGGTCGAGAGAGGAGTCGACCAGTGTCCTCTATCCTTGAGGAAGTCCATATCCTGTCGGAGCAG GGCGTGAAGGAGGTGACCCTGTTGGGTCAGAATGTGAACAGCTACAGGGACACATCAGAAGAACAGTTCTGTAGTTCAGAGCCAGGCCAGCTGAGCCGGGGCTTTAGGACGGTGTACCGAGCCCGGCCCGGGGGCCTGCGCTTTGCTGACCTGCTGGACAGAGTGTCCCTCATAGACCCGGGCATGAGAATCAGGTTCACCTCCCCTCATCCCAAGGACTTCCCTGATGAG GTGTTGCAGCTGATAAAAGAGAGGGCGAACATCTGTAAGCAGATCCACCTCCCGGCTCAGAGTGGCAGCAGCACAGTCCTACAGGCCATGCGGAGGGG CTATAGTAGAGAGGCTTACCTGGAGCTTGTGGATAACATCAAGAGAATAATCCCAG gGGTGAGCCTGAGCAGTGACTTCATCTCTGGGTTCTGTGGGGAGACAGAAGAGGACCACCTGCAGACCCTGTCTCTGATCAGGGAGGTGCGCTACAACGTGGGCTTCCTCTTTGCCTACAGTATGCGGAAG AAAACCCATGCGTTCCATCGTCTTCAGGACGACGTGCCAGCGGAGGTGAAGCAGCGGCGGCTCAAGGAGCTCATCTGCATGTTCAGGGAAGAGGCCACCAAGGTCAACTCCGCCCTCATCGGCTGTACACAGCTCGTCCTAGTGGAGGGA GAGAGTAAGAGATCAGCTCAGGATCTGTGTGGGAGGAACGATGGCAACGTGAAGGTGATTTTCCCTCGGCGGGAAGTGGCTggtcagcccactgacacacacacttcccccatCAACCCGGGAGACTATGTCCTGGTCAAG ATAGAATCAGCCAATTCCCAGAGCCTGAGAGGACACGCCCTCAGCCACACCTCTCTGAGTGACTCAGCCACACGTTTACCTGACCACCGCCATGATGGACAACTGGCTTCAGTCGCTAGACACGGTGTCTAG
- the LOC129815000 gene encoding bactericidal permeability-increasing protein-like, which translates to MSPCCWLPLLALVHLVLATNPGVKVKLTEKGIEYGKQIGMASLQQKLKTMKVPDLSGTERVAPIGKVKYSLTGITIVNLGLPNSALALVPDTGISLSITNAFISLHGNWKIRYLSFIKDSGSFDLEVNGLTVTDSITIKSDETGRPTVSSVNCVANVGSASIKFHGGASWLYNLFSTYIDKALRSSLQKQICPLVADTITDMNPHLKTLNVLAKVDKYAEVEYSMVTSPTISNASIDFSLKGEFYNIGKHQEPPFSPTPFSLPPQVNNMLYIGISAFTTNSAGFVYNNAGALSLYITDDMIPPSSPIRLNTRTFGAFIPEISKRFPGMMMKLLVKTVKEPTIFFEPNNVTVQASGSVTAYAIQPNTTLSPLFVLNMEGSVSARLYVTGVKLAGAVSLNKIEMTLETSYVGQFQVRSLDNIFLMVLKVAVIPKVNARLEKGFPLPSIGKMNLVNTQLQVLKDYMLIGTDVQFT; encoded by the exons ATGTCTCCATGCTGTTGGCTGCCTCTGTTGGCTCTCGTCCACTTAGTTCTGGCCACCAACCCTGGAGTCAAGGTCAAACTCACAGAGAAGGGCATTGAATATG GCAAACAGATTGGGATGGCATCTCTGCAGCAGAAACTCAAGACCATGAAGGTCCCAGACCTCTCTGGGACAGAGCGAGTTGCTCCCATTGGCAAGGTCAAGTACAGTTTGACAGG AATAACGATAGTGAATCTGGGACTGCCGAACTCTGCTCTGGCACTGGTGCCAGATACTGGAATCAGCCTAAGCATTACTAATGCCTTCATCAGCCTGCATGGGAACTGGAAGATCCGATATCTCAGTTTCAT TAAAGACAGTGGCTCCTTCGACCTGGAGGTGAATGGACTCACCGTCACTGACAGTATTACAATCAAGAGTGATGAGACTGGCAGGCCAACGGTCAGCAGTGTCAACTGTGTGGCTAACGTGGGCAGTGCCAGCATCAAGTTCCATGGTGGAGCAAG CTGGCTGTACAACCTTTTCAGTACCTACATTGACAAGGCCCTGCGCAGTTCTCTGCAGAAACAG ATCTGTCCCCTAGTGGCTGATACTATTACTGACATGAACCCACACCTCAAAACTCTCAAtg TTCTAGCCAAAGTGGACAAGTATGCTGAAGTTGAAtattccatggtgacatcacccaCCATTTCAAATGCTTCCATTGATTTCAGCTTGAAG GGTGAGTTCTACAACATTGGGAAGCACCAGGAGCCTCCGTTCTCCCCCACGCCCTTCTCCCTGCCTCCTCAGGTCAACAACATGCTCTACATCGGAATCTCAGCCTTCACCACCAACTCTGCAGGCTTCGTGTACAACAATGCTGGAGCACTTAGCCTCTATATCACCGATGATATG ATCCCTCCAAGCTCTCCCATTCGGCTGAACACCAGAACGTTTGGGGCCTTCATTCCAGAG ATATCCAAGCGTTTCCCTGGCATGATGATGAAGCTGCTGGTGAAGACGGTGAAAGAGCCCACCATCTTCTTTGAGCCCAACAACGTGACTGTCCAGGCCAGTGGCAGCGTGACAGCCTACGCCATCCAGCCCaacaccaccctctctcccctcttcgtCCTCAACATG GAGGGTAGTGTCAGTGCGCGACTGTACGTGACCGGGGTGAAGTTGGCCGGGGCTGTCAGTCTGAACAA AATTGAGATGACTCTGGAAACGAGTTATGTGGGACAGTTTCAG GTTCGATCTCTTGACAACATCTTCCTGATGGTTCTGAAAGTGGCTGTGATACCAAAGGTCAATG CTCGCCTAGAGAAGGGTTTTCCCCTTCCGTCTATTGGAAAGATGAACCTTGTCAACACCCAGCTGCAGGTCCTGAAG GACTACATGCTGATTGGGACAGACGTTCAGTTCACATGA